In one Gammaproteobacteria bacterium genomic region, the following are encoded:
- the gspE gene encoding type II secretion system ATPase GspE gives MIEKGRLKQEDLIRGERLHKENPETSLVPLLVRLGLASERDVASSLSEVMELEVIKEKDYPETTNVETEIPIRFMQKSLFVPISEDEETIKVIMVYPSDEFTVKAIRMASGKKLDIKIGLPSEVENAIEKYFGGGRSAMGQIVESLTDESAGDEEDVDHLRDLASEAPVIRLVNIIMQRAVESRASDIHVEPFENRLKVRYRIDGVLQEVESPPARSTAAVISRIKIMAKLNIAERRLPQDGRIMLRVQGKELDLRVSTVPTSYGESVVMRILDRESIVFDFHELGFTDRLLKPFKKSLELPHGIMLVTGPTGSGKTTTLYTALQQLNTEERKIITVEDPVEYQLTGINQIQVKSSIGLDFTSALRAIVRQDPDVIMIGEMRDLETAKIAIQSALTGHLVLSTIHTNDAAGGVTRMLDMGVEDYLLTSTVNGILAQRLVRKLDQSTMKKEILADDVVKSMGLDKLIKLNKYAFYKPVPSATNLSGYSGRMSILEFLEMSDSIRRIIMQHGTAGDIQKQACKDGMTTIYEDGLLKCLEGRTSYEEVLRVSQEN, from the coding sequence ATGATTGAAAAAGGTCGGTTGAAGCAGGAGGATTTAATTCGTGGTGAGCGCTTGCATAAGGAAAATCCTGAGACCTCATTAGTTCCTCTTTTAGTGCGCTTGGGCTTAGCGTCCGAGAGAGATGTGGCTTCATCGCTCAGTGAAGTGATGGAATTAGAAGTCATAAAGGAAAAAGATTATCCTGAAACCACTAATGTCGAAACAGAAATCCCCATTCGTTTCATGCAAAAAAGTTTGTTTGTGCCGATTTCGGAGGATGAAGAAACAATTAAGGTTATCATGGTATATCCCAGTGATGAGTTTACCGTAAAAGCCATTCGGATGGCATCTGGCAAAAAGTTGGATATCAAAATTGGTTTGCCTTCAGAAGTTGAAAATGCCATTGAAAAATATTTTGGTGGCGGAAGATCGGCGATGGGTCAGATTGTTGAAAGTTTAACCGATGAAAGTGCCGGTGATGAAGAAGATGTCGATCACTTAAGAGATTTGGCAAGTGAAGCGCCGGTCATTCGTCTGGTGAACATCATCATGCAAAGAGCTGTTGAATCAAGAGCATCTGACATACATGTTGAGCCCTTTGAAAACAGATTGAAAGTAAGATACAGAATTGACGGAGTTTTGCAAGAAGTTGAGTCTCCGCCGGCACGGTCAACCGCAGCAGTCATTTCAAGAATCAAAATCATGGCAAAGCTAAATATTGCCGAAAGACGCCTGCCACAGGATGGTCGGATTATGCTCAGAGTTCAAGGTAAAGAGCTCGATTTAAGGGTTTCAACAGTCCCCACATCTTATGGTGAAAGTGTGGTTATGAGGATTTTGGACAGGGAAAGCATCGTGTTTGATTTCCACGAATTAGGATTCACCGACAGATTGTTAAAACCTTTTAAAAAATCTTTGGAACTTCCACATGGCATCATGTTGGTAACCGGTCCGACCGGTTCCGGTAAAACCACAACTCTTTATACTGCATTACAGCAATTAAACACAGAAGAACGTAAAATCATCACCGTAGAAGACCCTGTTGAGTATCAACTTACTGGTATCAATCAAATTCAGGTCAAATCATCCATCGGTTTGGATTTTACATCGGCTCTCAGAGCGATTGTTCGCCAAGACCCGGATGTGATTATGATTGGTGAGATGCGTGATTTGGAAACAGCCAAAATCGCCATTCAGTCTGCGTTGACCGGTCACTTGGTGTTGTCAACAATTCACACCAATGATGCCGCCGGTGGAGTAACTCGGATGCTAGATATGGGTGTTGAAGATTATTTATTAACCTCAACAGTCAATGGAATTCTGGCTCAAAGGTTGGTTCGAAAACTCGATCAATCCACCATGAAAAAAGAAATTCTTGCTGATGATGTGGTTAAAAGCATGGGACTGGATAAGTTAATTAAACTGAATAAATATGCTTTTTACAAACCGGTTCCCAGTGCAACAAATCTGTCGGGTTACAGTGGCAGGATGTCAATACTTGAATTTTTGGAAATGTCCGATTCCATTCGTAGAATCATAATGCAGCATGGAACGGCCG
- a CDS encoding thioredoxin fold domain-containing protein, whose protein sequence is MYKKYFPILLAASFALNAMEPSEEIKTGIKNLAPTAVVSSASETPIDNVTEIIIEGPRTGDVYYISDDGKYLINGSIIDTTSRKDITEERKSGLRKEVIEKVGVDSRINFYPDDMKYHLTVFTDIDCGYCRKLHTQIDEYNKLGIGISYLFYPRSGLNSPSFDKAQTVWCNDDRKTALTNAKSGVELEPKKCDNPIKDHYLTGQAAGVTGTPALILDDGKLLPGYLPPQDLLNRLTMLEAQ, encoded by the coding sequence ATGTATAAAAAATATTTCCCTATTTTGTTGGCGGCTTCATTTGCATTAAATGCTATGGAACCAAGTGAAGAAATCAAAACAGGTATCAAAAACTTAGCTCCAACTGCTGTTGTATCATCAGCTAGTGAAACTCCAATTGATAATGTGACAGAAATTATTATTGAAGGCCCTCGAACTGGAGATGTGTATTATATTTCTGATGATGGAAAATATCTGATTAATGGTAGTATTATTGATACAACCAGCAGAAAAGACATTACAGAAGAAAGAAAATCGGGGCTACGTAAAGAAGTCATAGAAAAGGTTGGTGTGGATTCAAGAATTAATTTTTATCCTGATGATATGAAATATCACTTAACAGTGTTTACAGATATTGACTGTGGGTATTGCAGAAAATTGCATACTCAAATTGATGAATATAATAAATTGGGTATAGGAATTTCATACTTATTTTATCCTCGTTCCGGTTTAAACAGCCCATCATTTGATAAGGCTCAGACAGTCTGGTGTAACGATGATAGAAAAACAGCTTTAACAAATGCAAAATCAGGTGTTGAGTTAGAACCTAAAAAATGTGATAACCCAATCAAAGATCATTATTTGACTGGACAAGCAGCAGGCGTAACAGGGACACCAGCATTGATTTTAGATGATGGAAAATTATTGCCAGGATATCTTCCGCCACAAGATTTGTTAAATCGCTTAACTATGCTAGAAGCGCAGTAA
- the xerD gene encoding site-specific tyrosine recombinase XerD, with amino-acid sequence MSKKSSNEEIVTAFFYALKLEQGLSDNTISGYISDVNQFLRYLEESNQRLTSVDEVIIQNFLNEIRIKKIKTKSVARKISSIKQFYLFLQKEKYIQSNPFDLITQPKTRGNVPKPLSEEQIEQLLNSPDEADSIGFRDKTMFELMYATGMRVSEIVDLQLMQLNLNQGTVRILGKGSKERLVPIGEYAADYLLEYLKFHRSGLLKNKKSNFVFLSNRGQNMTRQTFWHSVKKYAKKCGIHPLPSPHMLRHSFATHLLNNGADLRVVQMLLGHSNISTTQIYTLVAKEKLKKIHHEHHPRG; translated from the coding sequence ATGAGCAAGAAAAGCAGTAATGAGGAAATTGTTACTGCTTTTTTTTATGCTTTAAAACTTGAACAGGGGCTATCAGATAATACAATTTCCGGTTATATTTCAGATGTTAACCAATTTTTACGTTATTTAGAAGAATCCAACCAGCGCTTAACATCAGTTGATGAAGTAATTATTCAAAATTTTCTAAATGAAATCAGAATAAAAAAAATTAAAACCAAGAGCGTTGCCCGTAAAATATCATCAATTAAACAATTTTATTTGTTTTTACAGAAAGAAAAATATATTCAAAGCAATCCTTTTGACTTAATTACACAACCAAAAACTAGAGGAAATGTGCCTAAACCATTATCGGAAGAACAGATTGAGCAGCTTCTTAACTCTCCGGATGAGGCAGATTCAATAGGATTCCGGGATAAGACCATGTTTGAATTAATGTATGCAACCGGTATGCGCGTGAGTGAAATTGTCGATTTGCAGCTGATGCAATTGAATCTTAATCAAGGGACGGTGAGAATCTTGGGCAAAGGGTCAAAAGAAAGGTTAGTTCCTATTGGTGAATATGCAGCAGACTACTTATTAGAGTATCTAAAGTTTCATCGCTCCGGGTTACTTAAAAACAAGAAATCAAATTTTGTTTTTTTAAGTAATAGAGGACAAAATATGACGCGTCAAACTTTTTGGCATAGTGTCAAAAAATACGCAAAAAAATGCGGTATTCATCCATTACCATCACCACATATGTTGAGACATTCATTCGCAACACACTTGCTAAATAATGGAGCCGATTTACGAGTGGTACAAATGTTATTAGGACACTCGAATATTTCAACAACACAAATATATACATTAGTAGCAAAAGAAAAATTAAAAAAAATACATCATGAACATCATCCCAGAGGCTAG
- a CDS encoding energy transducer TonB — MSSFVRSSTSIIPSVVITFFLFIGMHFLVNSSKNAKPDDKDQISIDFSPVKVDDEVNQKQRRIPKKPPPPKEPPPPPKMNVQQNQSVTNNMPTPNIPSLNLGVGGDGPYLGPMGSGVDMNQEGGIIPVVTIAPIYPRKALIAKIEGWVDIEFTITEIGTVVNPRVVDSEPRRIFDREALKAILRYKFKPKVVDGKAATQIATQRIEFRLAKD, encoded by the coding sequence ATGAGTAGTTTTGTCAGAAGTAGTACATCAATTATCCCATCAGTGGTAATAACATTCTTTTTGTTTATTGGAATGCACTTTCTGGTGAATAGTTCAAAGAATGCTAAACCGGATGATAAGGATCAGATTTCTATTGATTTTTCACCGGTCAAAGTTGATGATGAAGTCAATCAGAAACAACGTAGAATTCCGAAGAAACCTCCTCCACCGAAGGAGCCACCTCCTCCACCAAAGATGAATGTACAGCAAAATCAGTCGGTGACAAATAATATGCCTACACCAAATATACCTTCGTTGAATCTGGGTGTTGGTGGAGATGGCCCTTATTTGGGACCAATGGGCTCAGGTGTTGATATGAATCAGGAAGGTGGAATTATTCCTGTTGTGACTATCGCTCCAATTTATCCTCGTAAGGCACTTATTGCGAAAATTGAAGGTTGGGTAGATATTGAGTTTACAATTACGGAAATTGGTACCGTGGTGAATCCTAGAGTGGTGGACTCTGAACCTAGACGAATTTTCGATCGTGAAGCATTGAAAGCTATATTAAGATATAAGTTTAAACCCAAGGTTGTTGATGGGAAAGCTGCGACTCAGATTGCGACACAAAGAATTGAATTTAGACTGGCTAAAGATTAA
- a CDS encoding exosortase H-associated membrane protein: MTEIHDAKAIIKRLLISTVLYLPLCFFIWFYSATLLVLPVKYLLQFVLTTWQPDLFNSVSSNYYMLSIETLIFPSQTFPGQGAKLAVLDVAVNPMIYGYGLAVISGLTVSIPELAPAKKIKQIVLGYIIVVVIQTFGCFWEAMKHLVFYGSPDSKQAILDTGLFPDLIALFYQMSYLIFPAVIPIAAWIIMNKNFIGIITGLDAKINGNLKDAKVSEKK, translated from the coding sequence ATGACTGAAATTCATGACGCAAAAGCAATAATCAAAAGACTTCTTATCAGCACTGTTCTATATTTGCCGTTATGTTTCTTTATTTGGTTTTATTCAGCAACACTGCTGGTGCTACCGGTTAAGTATTTATTGCAGTTTGTTCTAACCACTTGGCAGCCTGATTTGTTTAATTCTGTGAGTTCAAATTACTACATGCTGAGTATTGAAACACTTATATTCCCTTCACAAACTTTTCCGGGTCAGGGGGCTAAGTTGGCGGTTCTGGATGTTGCGGTTAATCCAATGATTTATGGTTATGGTTTAGCTGTAATTTCCGGTTTAACAGTCTCAATACCTGAACTGGCCCCTGCTAAGAAAATCAAGCAAATTGTGCTTGGTTATATTATCGTAGTCGTTATCCAAACCTTTGGTTGTTTTTGGGAAGCTATGAAACATCTGGTTTTTTATGGAAGCCCTGATTCCAAACAAGCTATTTTAGATACTGGATTATTTCCGGACTTGATAGCATTATTCTATCAGATGTCTTACTTAATATTTCCGGCAGTAATACCAATAGCTGCATGGATTATAATGAACAAGAATTTCATTGGCATTATTACAGGGTTAGATGCAAAAATAAACGGAAACTTAAAAGATGCGAAAGTGTCTGAGAAGAAGTGA
- the purL gene encoding phosphoribosylformylglycinamidine synthase, with amino-acid sequence MNNQVIVLQGGLSLSPFRINKINDTLKGFGNTVKEVSDVFLINIDKTKSIDIEKLKNLLGAKSFEEVKNTLYIAPRKGTISPWSSKATDILHNCDLDFVVRAEHVKCMVFENPVSLEIKQYTELFDRMMESTHTNIHELNSLFQEFKPTPQNDLEIINNPKNLNSIDREMGLALSESEKEYLIKSYQELGKEPTEAELMMFAQANSEHCRHKIFNADWTIGGVEQPKSLFKMIRNTEANTDKPAISAYKDNSAVFAGGESIRWLVDEDNKYFQQNNTADILIKVETHNHPTAISPYPGAATGSGGEIRDEAATGQGSRPKAGLTGFSVSHLQIPENINKWEESLIGKPDRIVSALEIMIEAPLGAAAFNNEFGRPNICGYFRNMEINTEDYGWRGYHKPIMLAGGLGTINRELAIKQDTQAGDYLAVLGGPAMLIGLGGGAASSMTSGTSCADLDYASVQRGNPEMERRCQEVIDRCWSQGGENPIRSIHDVGAGGLSNALPELLDDAGLGGVLELRKLQIDTTSMSPMEIWCNESQERYVMSIKPEKLSEFEKLCQRERCPVAILGKATEEKQLKVTDEYFGNNPVEIPMELLLGNTPKTEKNISTVQPELKALDLSGVTIEKAVYQVLNYPTVASKKYLITIGDRTVSGLVHRDQMVGPWQVPVADCGVTLRDYYSNSGEAMAVGERTPLALINGAASARMAVCEAITNIASNDIGDLSNIKLSANWMAASGKGREDEVLFEAVKAIGEELCPELKIGIPVGKDSLSMNTQWQDGAEDKQVTAPVSLIISAFANVNDIRKSVTPYFNREKKHRFYYIDLAGGNKRLGGSCLAQSYRQLGNDCPDLPQVSTIQIFWQTMQQLVKNEMISAYHDISDGGLFVSILEMCIASQCGIKANLDFSQYTALETLFSEELGAVIAIEEGNDEGFRDIIERMSISDSVHYLGKPKTEKTIVLKQNDQVVFNSELVDLEKQWAKTSHLMASLRDNPETCEQEYQNIGKDDFGLSPKVGFDFDEKIIAPYLNVQKPKVAILREQGVNGQKEMAMAFYRSGFECHDVHMQDLLTGKTDLSQFQGLAACGGFSYGDVLGAGRGWAKTILFHENIKRQFAEFFADNNKFTLGVCNGCQMISSLYEIIPGSEYWPRFMRNTSEQFEARFSSLKIENSNSVFFEGMQGAEIPVAISHGEGRAVFKNDNGGLNSIIAAKYIDNSGVETQSYPFNPNGSQLATAAVVNKHGNVMVMMPHPERVFRAAQMSWAPSSWQGNSPWMRMFYNARKFVG; translated from the coding sequence ATGAATAATCAGGTTATTGTGTTACAAGGGGGACTATCCCTCAGTCCATTTAGAATTAATAAAATTAATGATACTTTAAAAGGTTTTGGAAATACTGTTAAAGAAGTTTCCGATGTGTTTTTGATAAATATTGACAAGACAAAGTCAATTGATATCGAGAAGCTGAAAAATTTGTTAGGAGCAAAATCTTTTGAAGAGGTTAAAAATACTTTGTACATTGCTCCGAGAAAAGGAACAATTTCCCCTTGGTCAAGTAAGGCAACTGATATTTTGCACAATTGTGATTTAGACTTTGTTGTGCGTGCAGAACATGTGAAATGCATGGTTTTCGAGAATCCTGTTAGTCTGGAGATAAAACAATACACTGAATTATTTGATCGCATGATGGAATCTACTCATACGAATATACATGAATTAAACTCCCTTTTTCAAGAATTCAAACCAACGCCTCAAAATGATTTAGAAATAATAAACAATCCGAAAAATCTAAACTCTATCGATAGAGAAATGGGTTTGGCATTATCAGAGTCAGAAAAAGAGTATCTGATTAAAAGTTATCAAGAACTTGGAAAAGAGCCAACTGAGGCTGAATTAATGATGTTTGCCCAGGCAAATTCTGAACATTGTCGCCATAAAATTTTTAATGCGGATTGGACAATTGGTGGCGTTGAGCAACCGAAATCATTGTTTAAAATGATTCGGAATACAGAAGCAAATACAGACAAGCCTGCAATTTCTGCATATAAAGACAACTCAGCAGTTTTTGCAGGAGGTGAGTCGATTCGTTGGTTAGTTGATGAGGATAATAAATATTTCCAACAGAACAATACAGCTGATATCCTTATTAAAGTAGAAACTCATAATCATCCGACAGCAATTTCGCCTTATCCAGGTGCGGCAACCGGTTCGGGTGGAGAAATTAGAGATGAAGCTGCTACCGGTCAAGGCAGTCGCCCTAAAGCAGGCCTAACCGGATTTTCAGTTAGTCATCTTCAAATTCCCGAAAATATCAATAAATGGGAAGAAAGTTTAATAGGCAAACCGGATCGAATTGTTTCAGCTTTAGAAATAATGATTGAAGCCCCATTAGGTGCAGCTGCATTTAACAACGAATTTGGTCGCCCGAATATCTGTGGATACTTTCGTAACATGGAGATTAATACAGAAGATTATGGCTGGCGAGGTTATCATAAGCCAATCATGCTGGCAGGCGGATTAGGAACTATAAATCGTGAATTGGCAATTAAACAAGACACTCAAGCCGGTGATTATTTGGCAGTCTTGGGTGGTCCGGCTATGTTAATTGGTTTGGGTGGTGGCGCTGCTTCGTCAATGACGAGTGGAACAAGTTGCGCGGATTTGGATTATGCATCGGTGCAAAGAGGAAATCCGGAAATGGAACGTCGTTGTCAAGAAGTTATTGATAGATGTTGGAGTCAAGGAGGCGAAAACCCAATTCGTTCCATTCATGATGTGGGAGCAGGAGGGTTGTCCAACGCCTTGCCGGAACTTTTGGATGACGCCGGTCTTGGCGGCGTTCTGGAACTGCGTAAATTACAGATTGACACCACATCAATGTCGCCAATGGAAATTTGGTGTAATGAATCTCAGGAACGATATGTGATGTCAATCAAACCAGAAAAACTGTCTGAATTTGAAAAACTGTGCCAGCGTGAAAGATGTCCGGTCGCAATTTTAGGTAAAGCAACCGAAGAAAAACAACTTAAGGTGACTGACGAATACTTTGGGAATAATCCTGTTGAGATTCCGATGGAATTGCTACTTGGAAATACACCTAAAACTGAGAAAAATATTTCAACAGTTCAACCCGAATTAAAAGCACTGGATTTGTCTGGTGTAACAATCGAAAAAGCTGTCTATCAAGTATTAAATTACCCGACGGTTGCCAGTAAAAAATATCTGATAACCATTGGTGATAGAACTGTTTCAGGGTTAGTTCACAGAGATCAAATGGTTGGACCTTGGCAAGTTCCAGTAGCTGATTGCGGTGTAACATTAAGAGATTATTACAGCAATAGCGGCGAAGCAATGGCAGTTGGTGAAAGAACCCCATTAGCACTTATCAATGGTGCAGCATCAGCAAGAATGGCTGTTTGCGAAGCCATAACAAACATCGCATCCAATGATATTGGTGATTTATCGAATATCAAACTATCTGCAAACTGGATGGCAGCATCCGGAAAAGGTCGTGAAGATGAAGTCTTGTTTGAAGCTGTAAAAGCGATCGGTGAAGAACTATGCCCGGAGTTGAAAATTGGGATACCTGTGGGGAAAGATTCGTTATCGATGAATACCCAATGGCAAGATGGTGCAGAAGACAAACAAGTAACAGCTCCGGTTTCATTAATTATTTCAGCATTTGCCAATGTGAATGACATTCGTAAAAGTGTGACTCCGTATTTTAATCGTGAAAAGAAACATCGTTTCTATTACATTGATTTGGCAGGTGGCAACAAACGATTAGGCGGCTCTTGTTTGGCGCAAAGTTACCGGCAATTAGGTAATGATTGTCCGGATTTGCCACAAGTATCAACAATCCAAATATTTTGGCAAACAATGCAGCAGCTAGTCAAAAATGAAATGATTTCTGCTTATCATGATATCTCTGATGGTGGTTTGTTTGTTTCAATATTAGAAATGTGTATTGCCAGTCAATGTGGTATAAAAGCAAATCTCGATTTTAGCCAATACACAGCATTGGAGACGCTTTTTAGTGAAGAACTGGGAGCGGTAATTGCTATTGAAGAAGGTAATGATGAAGGCTTTAGGGATATAATCGAAAGGATGAGTATTTCAGATTCAGTCCATTATTTAGGAAAGCCAAAAACTGAAAAAACAATTGTGTTGAAACAAAATGATCAAGTGGTTTTTAATTCGGAACTGGTTGATTTGGAAAAGCAATGGGCTAAGACCAGTCATTTGATGGCAAGTTTAAGAGATAATCCGGAAACTTGTGAACAGGAATATCAGAACATTGGCAAAGATGATTTTGGATTGTCGCCAAAAGTTGGTTTTGATTTTGATGAAAAAATAATTGCTCCTTACCTCAATGTACAAAAACCTAAAGTTGCGATATTGCGCGAGCAAGGAGTTAATGGCCAAAAAGAAATGGCAATGGCATTTTATAGATCCGGCTTTGAATGTCATGATGTGCATATGCAGGATTTATTAACGGGCAAAACTGACCTGAGCCAATTTCAAGGATTGGCAGCCTGTGGTGGTTTTTCTTATGGAGATGTTTTGGGTGCGGGGCGTGGTTGGGCAAAGACCATTCTCTTTCATGAAAATATAAAACGTCAATTTGCAGAATTTTTTGCAGACAATAATAAATTTACATTGGGTGTGTGTAATGGTTGCCAAATGATTTCATCGCTTTATGAAATTATTCCGGGTAGTGAATACTGGCCAAGATTCATGCGTAATACCAGCGAACAATTTGAGGCCAGGTTTTCGTCATTAAAAATTGAAAACAGCAACTCGGTATTTTTTGAAGGAATGCAGGGAGCAGAAATTCCGGTGGCAATCTCTCACGGAGAAGGCCGGGCTGTATTCAAAAATGATAATGGTGGACTTAACAGCATTATTGCCGCAAAATATATTGATAATAGTGGCGTTGAAACACAAAGCTATCCATTCAATCCCAATGGATCACAACTTGCAACCGCAGCTGTGGTAAATAAACATGGAAATGTTATGGTGATGATGCCTCATCCGGAAAGAGTTTTTCGAGCAGCACAAATGTCGTGGGCTCCAAGCTCATGGCAAGGGAATTCACCCTGGATGAGAATGTTTTATAATGCCAGAAAATTCGTAGGTTAA